From the Actinomycetota bacterium genome, one window contains:
- the sepF gene encoding cell division protein SepF codes for MRNLLRKALIYFGLAEEDEYEEFEEEEDYTDLYEQAPPSVRKIVRSPDLERTQRAAALRAIAMPQTKVHIVEPRSFNDAQQIADKFKANVPVIVNLQLADTDLSKRLIDFASGLTYGLDGGIQRVAEKVFLLTPSNVEVSEAEKRRWQERGLFNQY; via the coding sequence ATGAGAAATCTGTTGAGGAAAGCGCTCATCTATTTTGGATTGGCCGAGGAAGATGAATATGAGGAATTTGAGGAAGAGGAAGATTATACGGATTTGTATGAGCAAGCACCACCTTCCGTAAGAAAGATCGTCCGTTCTCCGGACCTTGAGAGAACTCAGCGCGCTGCAGCGCTGCGAGCCATTGCCATGCCTCAAACGAAGGTCCACATCGTAGAACCCAGAAGTTTCAACGATGCTCAACAGATCGCCGATAAATTTAAGGCCAACGTCCCAGTCATCGTGAATCTGCAATTAGCGGATACCGATCTGTCAAAACGCCTGATCGATTTCGCCAGTGGTCTAACTTATGGATTGGATGGGGGAATACAAAGGGTTGCTGAAAAGGTATTCTTGCTCACCCCGAGCAATGTTGAGGTCTCAGAAGCAGAAAAACGGAGATGGCAGGAGAGAGGACTTTTCAACCAATACTAA
- a CDS encoding YggS family pyridoxal phosphate-dependent enzyme, giving the protein MSLVIAQNLRLIRDKMAKAASRVGRNPTEIKLVAVTKNVPVLEINQAIEAGITDIGENRVQEMRKKFGKLGNAVTWHFVGHLQTNKVKYIIDFVELIQSVDSLKLAQEIQKRAQKANRIQKVLVEVNVSREESKFGIDPQKLVSFMKEIAKLDHIVVKGLMTLAPLVEDTEEIRPVFRTLRELGEHVKELNLSRVEMEYLSMGMTNDFEIAIEEGSNMVRIGTGIFKGD; this is encoded by the coding sequence ATGAGTTTGGTTATCGCCCAAAATTTAAGATTGATAAGAGATAAAATGGCAAAAGCCGCATCAAGGGTAGGTCGTAATCCAACGGAAATAAAACTCGTGGCTGTGACCAAGAATGTCCCCGTCTTAGAAATCAATCAAGCCATCGAGGCAGGGATAACCGATATAGGAGAGAATAGAGTTCAGGAGATGAGGAAAAAATTCGGAAAACTGGGGAATGCCGTAACATGGCACTTCGTTGGACATTTGCAAACGAATAAAGTAAAGTACATTATAGATTTTGTGGAGCTCATCCAATCCGTTGATAGCTTGAAACTGGCCCAAGAGATACAGAAGCGTGCTCAAAAAGCAAATAGGATTCAGAAGGTATTGGTGGAGGTGAATGTCTCCCGGGAGGAAAGTAAATTTGGAATCGATCCTCAAAAACTCGTGAGCTTTATGAAAGAAATTGCAAAACTCGATCACATCGTAGTTAAAGGGTTAATGACTTTGGCTCCTTTGGTAGAAGATACTGAGGAAATAAGACCGGTCTTCAGAACCCTGAGAGAGCTTGGAGAGCATGTGAAGGAATTAAATCTTTCTCGGGTTGAAATGGAGTACCTGTCCATGGGCATGACCAACGATTTTGAAATAGCCATAGAAGAAGGTTCAAATATGGTTAGAATCGGAACCGGTATTTTTAAAGGTGATTAG
- the pgeF gene encoding peptidoglycan editing factor PgeF has product MAFDLLYKERGDIKFLTSPKLLDEASILVMFSTRMGGVSPSPYNSLNLAFDVGDKWENVIKNRRMLCLALGLDAASFTTAEQTHEDRVAQVNEDSVGQGAFGGIPIPGVDALVTNLNTVSLALFFADCVPIAIVDPIKRVIGIAHAGWKGTYLGISSNLANLMMSRFNCQASNLLVFMGPCIGPCCYWLESTKLDRFKREFPRLMEVHQNDSFDLEALNIKQLEGVGIPRQNIYSADICTSCNTDLFFSYRAENCKTGRQAGLVALL; this is encoded by the coding sequence TTGGCTTTTGATTTGCTATATAAAGAAAGAGGAGATATCAAGTTTCTCACCTCTCCGAAATTGTTGGATGAGGCATCTATCTTGGTAATGTTTAGCACGAGGATGGGAGGAGTTAGCCCATCCCCCTATAATTCTCTCAATCTTGCTTTCGATGTAGGAGATAAGTGGGAAAATGTGATCAAGAATCGGCGTATGCTTTGTTTAGCTCTCGGTTTAGATGCCGCATCGTTTACTACTGCTGAACAGACCCACGAAGATCGGGTCGCTCAAGTAAATGAAGATTCTGTTGGACAAGGAGCATTTGGAGGAATACCGATACCAGGAGTAGATGCCCTTGTTACAAACCTTAATACGGTATCCCTCGCTTTATTCTTTGCGGATTGTGTACCCATTGCCATTGTTGATCCAATAAAGAGGGTAATAGGCATCGCTCACGCGGGTTGGAAAGGCACTTACCTTGGAATCAGTTCAAATCTAGCAAATCTCATGATGAGTCGCTTTAATTGCCAAGCTTCAAACCTTCTGGTATTTATGGGCCCCTGCATTGGTCCTTGTTGTTATTGGTTGGAATCCACAAAGCTCGATCGATTTAAGAGGGAATTTCCCCGGTTGATGGAAGTCCATCAAAATGACTCCTTTGACCTCGAAGCTCTTAATATAAAACAGCTTGAAGGAGTGGGGATACCGAGGCAGAATATTTATTCGGCAGATATATGTACCTCTTGCAATACTGACTTATTCTTTTCCTATCGTGCCGAGAATTGCAAGACCGGTCGCCAAGCGGGTCTCGTTGCTTTACTCTAA
- a CDS encoding Na/Pi cotransporter family protein — protein MIAQIVFSLIGGLALFLYGISLISKGFQKVAGERTSKILETFTGSPLRGIMVGAGITAIIQSSSITTVTLVGLVNAGVLTLQQSVGVIMGANIGTTVTAQIVAFKVGMYALPIIAIGCLLWFMPQDKYQSPGQILIGFGILFLGMNFMSGGAKPLRELPFFVNMLVNFGKQPILGVFAAALFTAVIQSSSATIGLVIALSMQGLLNLTSAICLIFGADIGTCVTALLASIGTSISAKRTAVAHILFNVLGVLIFLLILPLFVQVVSRTSTYLPRQIANAQVLFNVGNALIVLPFISFLVAMVKRIVPGEEVVIDRGIKYIEKHILVMPSVALTQATKETIRLAEMVAKMLHDCQRIFLNSNRNNRELIKTLIKTLVKMEEASDGIYLAISDYLVKLSQKPLTKDQSRKLAGLNHVITEIERIADHVNNIAQLAEHKINRNLPFSAKAMDQLQYMFSKVNEVYDDVVVALKNEDSEIAYKVIQGESEIDDIEKKLHADHIKRIEDGICLPEAGILFVDIVRNLERTGDHTDSIAHVILAEF, from the coding sequence ATGATTGCGCAAATAGTCTTCAGTTTAATTGGTGGGTTAGCGCTCTTCCTCTATGGCATCTCCTTGATAAGCAAGGGATTCCAGAAGGTCGCTGGGGAAAGAACCAGTAAAATTTTAGAGACATTTACTGGAAGTCCCTTGAGAGGCATAATGGTCGGAGCCGGTATTACGGCTATAATACAGAGCAGCAGTATTACCACGGTTACCCTTGTGGGATTGGTAAACGCGGGGGTTTTGACCCTTCAACAATCCGTGGGTGTGATCATGGGGGCTAACATTGGGACCACCGTCACAGCTCAGATCGTCGCATTCAAGGTTGGAATGTACGCTTTACCCATAATAGCGATCGGATGTCTTTTGTGGTTTATGCCACAGGATAAATACCAATCACCGGGGCAAATTCTAATAGGATTCGGAATTTTATTTTTGGGAATGAATTTCATGAGCGGGGGAGCCAAACCTCTTAGAGAGCTACCTTTTTTCGTAAATATGCTTGTAAATTTCGGAAAACAACCGATTTTAGGAGTATTTGCCGCTGCGTTATTTACGGCCGTTATTCAAAGTAGTAGTGCGACAATCGGTTTGGTTATTGCTCTTTCGATGCAAGGGTTGTTAAATCTAACCTCAGCTATCTGTTTAATTTTTGGAGCAGACATTGGAACCTGTGTTACCGCCCTTTTAGCCTCAATCGGTACATCGATCTCCGCTAAAAGAACGGCTGTAGCCCACATACTCTTCAATGTCTTGGGCGTATTAATATTTCTCCTCATTTTGCCCCTTTTCGTGCAGGTCGTTTCGAGGACATCGACTTACCTTCCTAGACAAATTGCGAATGCCCAAGTTCTGTTTAATGTGGGTAATGCACTTATCGTACTTCCATTTATATCTTTTCTGGTAGCCATGGTTAAAAGGATAGTTCCTGGCGAGGAAGTAGTCATAGATAGAGGAATAAAATACATTGAGAAACACATTCTGGTCATGCCCTCAGTGGCTTTGACCCAGGCAACCAAGGAGACCATAAGACTCGCCGAGATGGTCGCGAAGATGCTCCATGATTGCCAGCGAATCTTTCTGAACTCCAATCGCAATAATCGCGAGCTGATTAAAACCTTGATTAAAACCTTGGTGAAAATGGAGGAAGCTTCGGATGGAATATACCTGGCGATTAGCGATTATTTGGTGAAACTTTCTCAGAAGCCTTTGACTAAAGATCAATCCCGAAAGTTAGCTGGACTTAACCATGTCATAACCGAGATCGAAAGGATAGCAGACCATGTCAATAATATTGCACAGTTAGCTGAACATAAAATAAATCGAAATCTGCCCTTTTCCGCAAAGGCTATGGATCAACTACAATATATGTTCTCTAAGGTAAACGAGGTATATGATGATGTAGTCGTGGCTTTAAAAAATGAGGATAGTGAGATAGCTTATAAAGTGATACAGGGAGAAAGTGAAATCGATGATATTGAGAAAAAGCTTCATGCTGATCACATTAAGAGAATCGAGGATGGTATCTGTCTACCCGAGGCGGGGATATTGTTCGTGGATATTGTGAGAAACTTGGAGAGAACAGGTGATCACACCGATAGCATCGCCCATGTAATATTGGCTGAGTTTTGA